In Actinomadura citrea, a single window of DNA contains:
- a CDS encoding MCE family protein yields the protein MSPLLRGKTARGPEYSTILKFLVFVALTGLLTFYIGQQILGTSFKSRYRLSATFDDVTGLLEGDAVKVAGTPVGQVAGIKVVRGKAVVKMAVDKEVRLPSDSTAAIRWRNVMGQRVVYLEPGSSQGRLGDGDRVPHTRSVVDLGDIVNSLGPLTRNLDPNQLNKILFAFSQALDGNEQSISLLTDNLDMLLQTFAARKKTIKGMIDDYETVSDAIATRDRQIAASADNLESLTRVFANNRKLLESAVVEISGVTTNLNQVLGGNDAQLARIITNLGRFSETFRLNVDQLEKMVQQLPLTLRQLFASANGGHYLRTNALCLNVVQGPCPFPMELPKSPGAGQPSKDDLTKLRKMLLGGGG from the coding sequence GTGAGCCCGCTGCTGCGCGGCAAGACCGCGCGCGGGCCCGAGTACTCCACGATCCTGAAGTTCCTGGTGTTCGTGGCGTTGACCGGGCTGCTCACGTTCTACATCGGCCAGCAGATCCTCGGCACGAGCTTCAAGTCCCGCTACCGGCTGTCCGCCACGTTCGACGACGTCACCGGCCTGCTGGAGGGCGACGCCGTGAAGGTGGCGGGCACGCCCGTCGGCCAGGTCGCGGGCATCAAGGTGGTGCGCGGCAAGGCCGTGGTGAAGATGGCCGTCGACAAGGAGGTCCGGCTGCCCTCCGACTCCACCGCCGCGATCCGCTGGCGCAACGTGATGGGGCAGCGGGTCGTCTACCTGGAGCCCGGGTCGAGCCAGGGCAGGCTGGGCGACGGCGACCGCGTCCCGCACACCAGGTCGGTGGTGGACCTCGGCGACATCGTCAACAGCCTCGGCCCGCTCACCCGCAACCTGGACCCGAACCAGCTCAACAAGATCCTTTTCGCCTTCTCCCAGGCGCTGGACGGCAACGAGCAGAGCATCTCGCTGCTGACCGACAACCTGGACATGCTGCTGCAGACGTTCGCGGCCCGGAAGAAGACGATCAAGGGGATGATCGACGACTACGAGACGGTGAGCGACGCGATCGCCACCCGGGACCGGCAGATCGCCGCCAGCGCCGACAACCTGGAGTCGCTGACCAGGGTCTTCGCCAACAACCGCAAGCTGCTGGAGAGCGCGGTCGTGGAGATCTCGGGCGTGACCACCAACCTCAACCAGGTGCTCGGGGGCAACGACGCGCAGCTCGCCCGCATCATCACCAACCTCGGCAGGTTCAGCGAGACGTTCCGGCTGAACGTCGACCAGCTGGAGAAGATGGTGCAGCAGCTCCCGCTGACCCTCCGGCAGCTGTTCGCGTCCGCGAACGGCGGCCACTACCTGCGCACCAACGCGCTCTGCCTGAACGTCGTCCAGGGCCCCTGCCCGTTCCCGATGGAGCTGCCGAAGTCGCCCGGTGCGGGCCAGCCCAGCAAGGACGACCTCACCAAGCTCAGGAAGATGCTGCTGGGGGGTGGCGGCTGA
- a CDS encoding MlaD family protein, which produces MSDESLSSRSRTVFGLVGAGVIAAAAAFVAIGSTPSHAGSTYYDATFGRAGQGLDPGKSDVKVRGIAVGAVEEVKLDRNGRVTVRLRVDKGVRVADTAVATVEPVSVFGPKDLALDLGAHELTGPYLKDGGRIAKTNDPKELSDTAWPTYRLTRAINPDDVATLLHTFGAGLSGQGPALRRTIDNGAIVVDATYKDRAAIQSLLNDINGLSGTLESRGDTLTRFAGDFNRLSQVVNERPDKVTQLLDESTRLGQTVGTNLEQHGRNLGRIIDSGGQVVRVFNGQRRNVPVLLDSLTGFFGLLAQIIRIPGPEGTLIAQARDDLPLDICQILIDVCAVKPKATAFDVPLPGTGGGRGGQGRTATGTRP; this is translated from the coding sequence ATGAGCGACGAATCACTGTCCAGCCGGTCCCGGACGGTCTTCGGGCTGGTCGGCGCCGGCGTCATCGCGGCGGCCGCGGCGTTCGTCGCGATCGGTTCCACGCCGTCCCACGCGGGCTCCACCTACTACGACGCGACGTTCGGCCGCGCCGGGCAGGGCCTCGACCCCGGCAAGTCCGATGTGAAGGTCCGCGGGATCGCGGTCGGCGCGGTCGAGGAGGTCAAGCTCGACCGCAACGGCAGGGTCACCGTCCGGCTCCGGGTCGACAAGGGCGTCAGGGTGGCCGACACGGCCGTCGCGACGGTCGAGCCGGTCTCGGTGTTCGGCCCGAAGGACCTCGCCCTCGACCTCGGCGCGCACGAGCTGACCGGCCCCTACCTGAAGGACGGCGGGCGGATCGCGAAGACCAACGACCCGAAGGAGCTGTCGGACACGGCCTGGCCCACCTACCGGCTCACGCGGGCGATCAACCCCGACGACGTGGCGACCCTCCTGCACACGTTCGGCGCCGGGCTCTCCGGGCAGGGGCCGGCGCTGCGCCGGACGATCGACAACGGCGCGATCGTCGTCGACGCGACCTACAAGGACCGGGCCGCGATCCAGTCGCTGCTGAACGACATCAACGGCCTGTCCGGGACGCTGGAGTCGCGCGGCGACACCCTCACCCGGTTCGCCGGGGACTTCAACCGGCTCTCCCAGGTCGTCAACGAGCGACCCGACAAGGTCACCCAGCTGCTGGACGAGTCGACCCGGCTCGGCCAGACCGTCGGCACGAACCTGGAGCAGCACGGCCGCAACCTCGGCAGGATCATCGACTCGGGCGGCCAGGTCGTGCGGGTGTTCAACGGGCAGCGCCGCAACGTCCCGGTGCTGCTCGACAGCCTGACCGGGTTCTTCGGCCTGCTGGCGCAGATCATCCGCATCCCCGGACCGGAGGGCACCCTGATCGCCCAGGCACGCGACGACCTCCCGCTGGACATCTGCCAGATCCTCATCGACGTCTGCGCGGTCAAGCCCAAGGCGACCGCGTTCGACGTGCCGCTCCCCGGCACGGGCGGCGGGCGGGGCGGGCAGGGCCGCACGGCGACGGGGACGCGGCCGTGA
- a CDS encoding ABC transporter permease has product MVAIFPVRKLGRAVRGRTAGLAASADLPVFLGRVLYHLLVDIIIRRKYGKTLAKQVSDITVGVGALVIGGGMIFVIATMSLATGAMVGLQGYPGLERIGAEAFTGLVASYSNVREVTPIIAGVALVAQVGTGFTAEIGAMRISEEIDALEVMGINSLAYLVCTRVAAGVIALVPLYLVSLFMAFFATRFITIQYFGLSPGIYDYYFHLYLPPIDVFYSVIKVAVFAFIIMFIHCYRGYYAAGGPVGVGVAAGRAIRESTILMILMNLVLSYIFWGHGSTVRLTG; this is encoded by the coding sequence ATGGTCGCCATATTCCCCGTCCGCAAGCTGGGCCGCGCCGTCAGGGGCCGCACCGCGGGCCTCGCCGCGTCGGCCGACCTGCCGGTGTTCCTCGGCCGGGTCCTGTACCACCTCCTGGTCGACATCATCATCCGCCGCAAGTACGGCAAGACCCTCGCCAAGCAGGTCAGCGACATCACCGTCGGCGTGGGCGCGCTCGTCATCGGCGGCGGCATGATCTTCGTGATCGCGACGATGTCGCTCGCCACCGGCGCCATGGTCGGCCTCCAGGGCTACCCCGGGCTGGAGCGCATCGGCGCCGAGGCGTTCACCGGACTGGTCGCGAGCTACTCCAACGTCCGCGAGGTCACCCCGATCATCGCGGGCGTCGCGCTGGTCGCGCAGGTCGGCACCGGGTTCACCGCCGAGATCGGCGCGATGCGGATCTCCGAGGAGATCGACGCGCTGGAGGTCATGGGCATCAACTCCCTGGCCTACCTGGTGTGCACCCGGGTCGCCGCGGGCGTCATCGCGCTGGTGCCGCTGTACCTGGTCTCGCTGTTCATGGCGTTCTTCGCCACGAGGTTCATCACGATCCAGTACTTCGGCCTCTCACCCGGCATCTACGACTACTACTTCCACCTCTACCTGCCGCCGATCGACGTGTTCTACAGCGTCATCAAGGTCGCGGTGTTCGCCTTCATCATCATGTTCATCCACTGCTACCGCGGCTACTACGCGGCGGGCGGTCCGGTCGGCGTCGGCGTCGCCGCCGGCCGCGCCATCCGGGAGTCGACCATCCTGATGATCCTGATGAACCTGGTCCTGTCGTACATCTTCTGGGGCCACGGCAGCACGGTGAGGCTGACCGGATGA
- a CDS encoding MlaE family ABC transporter permease has translation MALSLNKAPDLARRRVGRALDETGLLCVTLLEGLRRTWDLRQWWGEFVEQCWFLARVTSVPVMLIAVPLGATISLQVGDIARQLGAQSGTGALLTAAMIQQVAPLAAALLVSGVGGSAITADMGARNIRDELAAMEVMGINPIHRLVTPRLWAASMVSGLLCSVVILAGVIGGYYFNVIQQGVSPGAFFDGATTLLQFSDLMITLFKAWVFGFIAAAVACYMGMNCDYGPVGVGRAVNRAVVVTSIVVFATNYILTMIYQVLFPPRF, from the coding sequence ATGGCCCTGAGCCTGAACAAGGCCCCGGACCTGGCACGCAGACGCGTCGGGAGAGCACTCGACGAGACCGGACTGCTGTGCGTGACCCTCCTCGAAGGGCTGCGCCGCACCTGGGACCTGCGCCAGTGGTGGGGCGAATTCGTCGAGCAGTGCTGGTTCCTCGCACGCGTCACGAGCGTGCCGGTCATGCTCATCGCCGTGCCGCTCGGCGCGACCATCTCACTTCAGGTGGGCGACATCGCCCGGCAGCTCGGCGCGCAGTCGGGCACCGGGGCGCTGCTCACCGCGGCGATGATCCAGCAGGTGGCGCCGCTGGCCGCGGCGCTGCTGGTCTCCGGCGTGGGCGGGTCGGCCATCACCGCCGACATGGGGGCCCGCAACATCCGCGACGAACTCGCGGCGATGGAGGTCATGGGCATCAACCCGATCCACCGCCTGGTCACCCCCAGGCTGTGGGCGGCGAGCATGGTGTCCGGACTGCTCTGCTCGGTGGTGATCCTCGCGGGCGTCATCGGCGGGTACTACTTCAACGTCATCCAGCAGGGCGTCAGCCCCGGCGCGTTCTTCGACGGCGCCACCACCCTGCTGCAGTTCTCGGACCTGATGATCACGCTGTTCAAGGCGTGGGTGTTCGGATTCATCGCCGCCGCGGTCGCCTGCTACATGGGCATGAACTGCGACTACGGACCCGTCGGCGTCGGCCGCGCGGTGAACCGGGCCGTGGTCGTCACCTCGATCGTGGTGTTCGCGACGAACTACATCCTCACCATGATCTACCAGGTCCTCTTCCCCCCGAGGTTCTGA
- a CDS encoding MarR family winged helix-turn-helix transcriptional regulator → MDDGVDPLVMGVRDRWEGQGLLGDPWPFLAICSVGRLNQLLKKALDVELKRLDLTQTGYFLLTTLALTVHGRARLSTLGRILMMHPTTVKLTVDQLEAAGLVGRTPHPRDRRATLVEITAAGRERANQVSQALEAPGGALAAFDGMHRELFEALQPARLAAGDVELLNPGGGRGRGRQAG, encoded by the coding sequence ATGGACGACGGCGTGGACCCGCTGGTCATGGGCGTGCGCGACCGCTGGGAGGGCCAGGGGCTGCTCGGCGATCCGTGGCCGTTCCTGGCGATCTGTTCGGTCGGGCGGCTCAACCAGTTGCTCAAGAAGGCCCTGGACGTGGAGCTGAAGAGGCTGGATCTCACCCAGACCGGCTACTTCCTGCTGACCACGCTCGCGCTCACCGTCCACGGCCGGGCACGGCTGAGCACGCTCGGCCGGATCCTGATGATGCACCCGACCACGGTGAAGCTCACCGTGGACCAGCTGGAGGCGGCCGGGCTCGTCGGCCGGACCCCGCATCCCCGCGACCGGCGCGCCACGCTCGTCGAGATCACCGCGGCGGGACGGGAGCGGGCCAACCAGGTGAGCCAGGCGCTGGAGGCGCCCGGCGGCGCGCTCGCGGCGTTCGACGGGATGCACCGCGAGCTCTTCGAGGCGCTGCAACCCGCGCGTCTGGCCGCCGGCGACGTGGAACTGCTGAACCCCGGCGGGGGGCGCGGCCGTGGACGACAGGCCGGGTGA
- a CDS encoding lytic transglycosylase domain-containing protein: MPEPRTSPDGRDAGGPYGPEFLEPDDSRDPYEEPEAPREREGGRRVRRVLTSNVTITIAAIGVLGGALTVVDLGSFVDDASEPPKAASAGLSTNDMLAKLTSASDMDKVAADAVAVAKKRAYEEHQRELKRLKEKAKRDAAARAKLKAEQERERLAKSNPSAGQNKAFGKKMNAIKGWDRCWPSLLTLWNHESGWNERAENPSSGAYGIPQALPGSKLASAGADWRTSSPTQIAWGLGYIKARYKDPCGAWAWWQAHNWY; encoded by the coding sequence GTGCCGGAACCCCGCACGTCGCCTGACGGCCGCGACGCGGGGGGACCCTACGGACCGGAGTTCCTGGAGCCGGACGACTCCCGCGACCCGTACGAGGAACCGGAGGCGCCCCGGGAGCGCGAGGGCGGGCGGCGCGTCCGGCGGGTGCTCACCAGCAACGTCACCATCACGATCGCGGCGATCGGCGTGCTCGGCGGTGCGTTGACGGTGGTCGACCTCGGCAGCTTCGTCGACGACGCGAGCGAGCCGCCCAAGGCCGCGAGCGCGGGCCTGTCCACCAACGACATGCTCGCGAAGCTGACCTCGGCGTCCGACATGGACAAGGTCGCGGCCGACGCGGTCGCGGTCGCCAAGAAGCGCGCCTACGAGGAGCACCAGCGGGAGCTGAAGCGGCTCAAGGAGAAGGCCAAGCGGGACGCGGCGGCGCGGGCGAAGCTCAAGGCCGAGCAGGAGCGCGAGCGGCTCGCCAAGTCGAACCCGAGCGCCGGTCAGAACAAGGCGTTCGGCAAGAAGATGAACGCGATCAAGGGATGGGACCGCTGCTGGCCGTCCCTGCTGACGCTGTGGAACCACGAGAGCGGCTGGAACGAGCGGGCCGAGAACCCCTCCAGCGGCGCGTACGGCATCCCGCAGGCACTGCCCGGCTCCAAGCTGGCGAGCGCGGGCGCCGACTGGCGCACCAGCTCCCCCACCCAGATCGCGTGGGGCCTCGGCTACATCAAGGCGCGCTACAAGGACCCCTGCGGCGCCTGGGCCTGGTGGCAGGCGCACAACTGGTACTGA